A genomic segment from Bacteroidales bacterium encodes:
- a CDS encoding type II toxin-antitoxin system HicB family antitoxin, translated as MSLNALMVQKIFMEYTAIINKTSDGWYTAQCEQLPEALTQGKTIDEAIENLKDAVALCLEYKKEEIEIKIKRKSINK; from the coding sequence ATGTCTCTTAATGCCTTAATGGTTCAAAAAATATTTATGGAATATACAGCTATTATAAATAAAACTTCAGATGGTTGGTACACAGCTCAATGCGAACAGTTGCCAGAAGCTCTCACGCAAGGAAAAACCATTGATGAAGCAATTGAAAATTTAAAAGATGCTGTTGCTTTATGCTTGGAATATAAAAAGGAAGAAATAGAAATTAAAATTAAAAGAAAATCAATCAATAAATAA
- a CDS encoding O-acetyl-ADP-ribose deacetylase, producing the protein MLENSNTKTFEFDEFKLIIEISDITKYETDCIVNAANKTLLGGGGVDGAIHRAAGKELKEECSTLNGCETGEAKITKAYRLKTKHIIHTVGPVWSGGNNNEDILLGNCYNSSLKIASEHNFKSIAFPCISTGVYRFPADRAAKIALNSVFNFLKNENTPVSICYFSCFDEKNYNIYLEAIKIYL; encoded by the coding sequence ATGCTTGAAAATTCTAATACTAAAACGTTTGAGTTTGATGAATTCAAATTAATTATTGAAATTTCTGATATTACTAAGTACGAAACAGACTGCATAGTAAATGCTGCAAATAAAACATTACTTGGAGGTGGTGGAGTAGATGGCGCCATTCATAGAGCGGCAGGTAAGGAGCTGAAAGAAGAATGCTCTACACTTAATGGCTGCGAAACAGGCGAAGCGAAAATTACAAAAGCATATCGCTTAAAAACAAAGCATATTATTCATACAGTTGGACCAGTGTGGTCTGGTGGCAATAATAATGAAGATATTTTATTAGGTAATTGCTATAATTCAAGTTTAAAAATAGCTTCAGAGCATAATTTTAAAAGCATAGCTTTTCCATGTATCAGCACTGGCGTTTATAGATTTCCAGCAGATAGAGCTGCAAAAATAGCTTTGAATTCTGTTTTTAATTTTTTAAAAAATGAAAATACTCCTGTAAGCATTTGCTATTTTTCCTGCTTCGATGAAAAAAATTATAATATTTATTTAGAGGCAATAAAAATATATTTGTAA
- a CDS encoding SPFH domain-containing protein gives MGLFSKIKGEFIDIIEWLDPTNDTIIHRFERYNNQIKYGAKLTVRESQVAVFVNEGQIADVFAPGMYTLETQNIPILSTLKGWKYGFNSPFLAEVYFINTKNFTDKKWGTKNPIMMRDAEFGMVRLRAFGNYTFRVGDPAKFIKEIAGTDGSFTSEEIEGQIRDIIITRFTDYVAEAKIPVLDLASNYNELSKGIQEHIKPEVAEYGINITKFLIENISLPPEVEAMIDKRSSMGIVGDLNQFTKFQTANAIEAAANNPSGDAGAGMGMGMGFAMANQMAQSLNQQPASQQQTPPPMPPAIQYFVAVNGQQTGPFTLQVLQQMVNEGKLNKETLVWTNGMPAWAPAGTVDALAAIFQSTPPPMPPQL, from the coding sequence ATGGGACTATTTAGTAAAATAAAAGGAGAATTTATAGATATTATTGAATGGCTAGACCCTACAAATGATACTATAATTCATAGATTTGAGCGCTATAACAACCAGATAAAATATGGTGCTAAATTAACGGTACGCGAATCGCAAGTTGCTGTTTTTGTAAATGAAGGTCAAATTGCTGATGTTTTTGCACCCGGCATGTACACCCTTGAAACGCAGAATATTCCAATTCTTTCCACTTTAAAAGGTTGGAAATATGGTTTTAACAGCCCATTTTTAGCAGAAGTTTATTTTATAAACACAAAAAACTTCACAGATAAAAAATGGGGCACTAAAAATCCAATAATGATGCGGGATGCAGAATTTGGCATGGTGCGTTTAAGAGCATTTGGAAATTACACCTTTAGAGTAGGAGACCCTGCAAAATTTATTAAGGAAATTGCAGGCACTGATGGCTCTTTTACTTCAGAAGAAATTGAAGGACAAATTAGAGACATTATTATTACTAGGTTTACCGATTATGTTGCTGAAGCTAAAATTCCAGTACTCGACTTAGCATCTAATTATAATGAGCTTTCTAAAGGAATTCAAGAGCATATAAAACCAGAAGTTGCTGAATACGGAATAAATATCACAAAGTTCTTAATTGAAAACATATCTTTACCACCAGAAGTTGAAGCTATGATTGACAAACGTAGCAGTATGGGTATTGTTGGAGATTTGAACCAATTCACTAAATTTCAAACTGCAAATGCAATTGAAGCAGCAGCAAATAATCCTAGTGGTGATGCAGGCGCTGGTATGGGTATGGGTATGGGTTTTGCTATGGCAAATCAAATGGCACAATCATTAAATCAACAGCCAGCTTCGCAACAACAAACTCCGCCTCCAATGCCTCCTGCAATTCAATATTTTGTAGCAGTAAATGGTCAGCAAACAGGTCCTTTTACATTACAAGTTCTTCAGCAAATGGTTAATGAAGGCAAATTAAACAAGGAAACTCTCGTGTGGACTAATGGAATGCCAGCTTGGGCGCCAGCAGGCACAGTAGATGCTCTTGCAGCTATTTTCCAATCAACACCGCCACCAATGCCTCCTCAGTTGTAA